The Phoenix dactylifera cultivar Barhee BC4 chromosome 15, palm_55x_up_171113_PBpolish2nd_filt_p, whole genome shotgun sequence genome contains a region encoding:
- the LOC103704262 gene encoding cytochrome c oxidase subunit 6a, mitochondrial-like — MAMSMSAGRCGLRALLRGGARRSDAAAGKRSFSASAHQDDAYETAKWEKITYAGIVTCTVLSIYNLSKDHPHHLEPPAYEYLHVRNKEFPWGPDGLFEKKHAEH; from the exons ATGGCGATGTCGATGTCGGCGGGCAGGTGCGGCCTGCGGGCGCTTCTGCGCGGCGGAGCGAGGCGGAGCGACGCAGCTGCCGGCAAGAGGAGCTTCTCTGCCTCTGCCCACCAGGACGACGCCT ATGAGACGGCGAAATGGGAGAAGATAACGTATGCGGGGATCGTCACCTGCACTGTACTTTCGATCTATAACCTCTCCAAGGATCACCCCCACCATCTCGAACCACCg GCTTACGAATATTTGCACGTCCGTAACAAGGAGTTCCCCTGGG GTCCTGATGGTCTCTTTGAAAAGAAGCATGCTGAACAT